The genome window AGAGTTGTTCAGAATTAACAGGATAATATAGCCTAATACTGCTATTCTGGTGCAACAGCACCAGAAAGAGATCAATGCTAATAATTAAAGGTTGTTAATGTCAGCATGTCTGCCTGAAGCTAGATGAGACAGAAAATCCCAGGAGTAGCCTTACTATAGCTGGGTGCTTATAGCTGTACTTACAGCACTCCTGGATTGGTTAATTCATGGGCAGCTTCCTTTTCAGTCATATGCATCTACCTCTGGTGAAAGTGTAAGATCTCAGAACATCTATGAGGAAAAACAATGGGAAATAAGCTGGATCATCAGTGAAAAGATAGGCATTATGAAACAGCCCTCCTCACTTGCTGCCTGTAAGCAAGCAGTCTGTTTGGCATAAAAGAGTCTGCTGCACAAAGGGAGTCTGTAGGAGTCCTTCGTTAAGTCAGGGATAACTTTCTGCTTTGGTGAGTAATTAGTTTTAATCGTGTGGCACTGTGTGAAGTGTCTGAGGAAATGGAGGTGGATACCTGAAACTGCTCAGAGTAAAATGAGAGGCTTTccttaaaattttttaattgaaaggaATGGACATACAAAACtgcataaaatcagaaaaagaaaagtaaagcaaGTTATTCAAGTCAGGGCCTCTTGTAGCTGGACACCTGCTGTTCTGCCAGGCTGCTTTTACAATCTGCCCATGTGTAAATTTCCCTGTAACACTCAGGCATCGGTCCAGTTCTGATTCTGAATCTTCTGGCTTCTGTTCATTTAAGATATAGTATCTaacaataattacatttttatatgttaTTAATAATGTGTTGTACTTTACATGGTGATATTTTCTCAGCCTCAAATAGTGTTTGTGTTCCTTAAATCACGTTTTAAAGGCCATAACTGAAGTGGATGGCTGATTGTCTGGTTTTAACCGGGGCAATCTCAGGAGAAAAATCAAGCCCTTGTAAAGAGGTTTTACTTTAATACCAAAAGGCTGGATACAGCCACTTCCAGATTCGAAATGACTTTGTTCTAAGTCTGATTCAGCAAAGTCCCTAAGCGTGAGACACACTTTAAACCCAAGGGGGTCATCAGGTTGACTGCAGCATGGCTGCTGGTCAGCTGCTTACGTATGTTGCTGAATCAAAGGTTTCACACTTAATCCTGAGTTCTTATCAGAAGGGATACTAATAGAGCACAGTAATATTCTGAGTAGCAATGGCAGGAGTACAGTCCAGAATGGAAAGTTTGCTAATCATTCTTCTGCCATGGCATGAGTAAAGACTGCTCTTGATACTACTGTACCAATCCTAACAGCCTATAGGCTGAGTGAAGTATTTTAGAAATTCGGATGAACAAATAGTTATATTGCACTCATTGGTTTCTTTGACTTAATTGGTGACGAGGAGCCTGGGGGCTACtggggaaacagaaaagaaaatgaagagtcCTTGTGTTAAATCTGTGATTTGCACATACAGAGTTCAGATGTCAGGCAGCCTAAGGGAGAAACTGTTTACAAACCCGCTCAGTGTAGGAATCTTGGCTGAATTCTTGTGAAACCATTAGTTATCAGCTATGCACAAGGCTTATTAAGACTATGGAAGTGGGTCAATATTTTGCCAAATCCAGGATCCATGTGCTAGATTGACTTGTTGGCATTTAGCAGTCAGTATTACCAAggtcagtggaaagaaatgaaTGCCTCCTTCCTCCACCTCAATTGAATGTCTTGTACTGGATTAAATAGCacatttatcagaaaaatatcagtgtaCTTTGAGCTCATTGATGCATTGGTGTTGTCAGGGCCATCCATCGTTCAATACCATCTGCATTTGCAATGAATATTTGACCCACAGTCATCTTTGGGAGAGGTATACCTGTAAAACACTTTCAGCTCTCATCTTGCAGCATAAACATGCTTCTCTGGGGGacacaggtttttttggtttgggttgtttttttccctaaggaaAATTCAGTTCCACAATGACTAAAATGGGCTGGATACTAGCAGTCCTTTGACACACTTAAATCTAAAATGTTCAGAGCTGAAAGTGTTATGCAAAAGCAGTCCTGTTGAGCTGTGTGCTTGGTGTTTACTGTTGGTGTTGATGTCGCCTCCTTTTTCCATCCCCAAGAAGAAGAACCAGTAGAGAGTCCGATGGCTGTGGAAGTGAaacctgctgctcttcctgggAAGCAACTGGGGAAAGAGCACGGGCCCATTGAGCCTTCGGACCAGGCAAAGGCCCTCTGTGAGGGTCAGTCGGATTCGGGTTTGGAGGCCAAAGTGTGTCGTGAAGACAAAGTGCCAAGCGTGGCATCCAGCAGGGAGAGTGTAACCGTTGTGGCGGAAACGCCCCTGAAAGACACATCCCCTTCCTCGGCTGAGGAAGGTGTGTCCTCCTTAGGTTTGCATGTGTTTGCTGCCGGTGAatccttctccagctttctccAGTGCTTTCCAAGGCTGCTTCATTTCCTGTTCTTCCCATTTATTAGTACGACTGCTCTTGTTATTATGCTTGAAGAGTGTGTAGCAGATAATATGATTGCATAGGTGCTGTATGACAACATGGTTTCCCACCACTGCGGCTGATTCCTGATTTTTTACTTTGCCATGATAAAATATGCTTTGCAGCTAAGCTGATTCCTGTGCGTAAGCCTTTTTCCCTCATCTCAGATGTGTTTGCCAGTCACATTGCTAatctatgtatatttttttctttttggtgcagaaattcatctgcttttctttcaaaaagtaGATTTATTGACTTTGACTATGACATAAAGAGGCTTAAACtgtagaaatgttttcatttgcagtgtgcaggttttttgtttggtttttttgtgtgtgtgtgtgtgcttcaGTGCATTCTGGTTTAGCTTCCCTAAAGCTATCGCTTCTTATGTCATATCCTTGCCATTCATCGCAGTCCACCCCTCCTCTCCTCGATCATTGCCAGAACTctgattttttgtgtgtctcACCTTATTACAAATGTTTAACCCTGCTGGAGTGCCTTGGTCAGGCAAAACCCCCGTCACTGCCACTGGGATGTTTGCCTTCATAGTGAAGTTTAGGATTGGGTGCATAGGGGAAAGTTCTGAACTGCTtactgaacaaaatatttactgcaaTCAGTTGTCTTTCAGTACATAAGAACTAGGCTtcaagattttccttttaatggtATTTCTCTTCAGCCAGTGCAACAAGGTGTAAAGACACATGGTATGGAGTAGTGATGTACCCATTCACTGCCTGGCtaagaaatgctgcatttgGGAGGCTGGTGTTCTGGCTGGCCCAGCTAAAGAATATTAAATTCCTTTGGCAGTCAGAATATGTTTTGATGCCACTGGTATTGTTCATTTGCACTACAGTAAAAGGCACAGTAGGATACATAAAGAAGGTCAGTATCTagctatttaatttctgtgaaagaagGATGACATCAGCTCAGTGGCCATGTTTTTATACTTCATAGAGTTTGCAAGTAAGTCACCAAATGTAAAAACATAAAGGAGAGAAATTACTGTAGTTGTAGACCTCTTGTTTTTCTACCTGTAGAGTTTAGAATAGCAGTTGCTTTTTTGACTAAATGTTAACATATGCGAATATTTAAAGAATGACCAGTACTTTGATACTAATTGTTCTAAAAAATTCTGATTCATCAAAGCAAAAAGATGGCTCCATGGACTTTAAATCAGAGATGAGGAGATTCAGAGTTGGCCCAATGTTTGTTGTAACAAGCTTTAGAAAAAACTgatgaaactttttttacagATTACTGCAGAAAGTTCTGCCACATTCTGCAGTAtctcttttcatattttccatgATAGGAGGATTTTCGTATGATAGGAATCATTATTTTCCATAGGATATTAAAAAAGGACAAGTTATTAATGATTAACAGAGCATGTATGTAAAAAACTTAACTAGGTATTACTCCCTAAAAATACAGTGGCAGACTGTAAGAGTAGCATTTTTAGTTTCAAATTAACTTAATTAGGGCCTGATCTACAGTCGTTGAAATATGCCAAGTATTCTTCGACTTCAGTTACAGCTGAAGATGACTGGCCATTTTGAAGACCAGACCTTCAAGATCTGGGACTATTAATAGCTCTGTTGCTGGTTTACACATACCAGTTTCATGGCAGCAGTGAGATTTTTGTCATTTGCCAAGGAGTAAATGTTGAAAGTTGGTACAATTAAAAACACAGCCTCTTCTGACACTTGCAAAGCCTTTTATACgcattatttctgtattttaggctgcatgtagaagaaaaatgtaaaatagatATAGAAATGTATAACTATGTACGTTTTAAATGTCAGCAACACGCAAAGATACTCCTGAGTGGACTTAATCTTGCAGACTTTATTCACTCAAAACTAACCCAAGTTACAGAGTCCAGCAAAGCATACCAATGAAGTGAGGATTACTTGTGGTTTTACTGTTGTATACAGACCATGAAGATAAAGAATTCACATGAAATCATCTCATTTCAGTGGTCACATGTTTATATGTGTACAACTCACATTTTCAGTATAGACCTCATATATTGAAAGGAAACTAGGGTTTAACACTTTAAAGCAGATTTCTAGGTGGATGGCCTTGCTGCATGTTTGcatctttctccctctcctttccatcATTCATACCAAGATGTTGTAAGCCACATGACTGCCTGCCTGTAactgctttaaataattttgttataaaacccaaacaaactaCTTCAGATTTACTTGCAGCCACGAAGATGGAATTCCGTGTCCAGGAGGGCGCACGCCCTTTCACAGCAGAACCATTAGACACAAAGCAACATGAATCTGGGAAAGACAGTAAGACTGGTGAGCAACCTAAACATGATGCCTTAGTTCCACAGCCAGCAAAAACAGAGGCTATAGATAAAAAGGATTCACAgagcaaagacaaagaaaaaatgccttCACTTCTATCAGAACAGATCTTGGAAACTGATTTACAAAAGAAAGGGGAAGCCAGTTTTGCAGAACCTGCTGCCAAGCCTCCTGCTTCTCAAGAACAAAAGGACTTGTCCTCTGAACTGCCTACagagagcaaaacagaagaaaggacagCAGATGTGCCCTCATCATCCACCCAAGTTATCTCTATGAAATTTAAAGATGACCTTAAAGATGTCCAAGATCTTGCCATCAGCCATGGTGAAAGTTCTCTGTTGCTATCAGAACGCAAGGCGGAAGCAGCCAAAGGTGAACTTCCTTCAGGCCCATCTCCCGCTGTCCCCCAGGAGCTTCCACTCAAAGACagttccaaaacaaaacaggaaccCACTGACCAACTGTTTGCCAAAGATCTCCCTAAAGAAGAACAGATCCACAGAGACAGGACACTAGCTCTTCAAGAAGTCTCAGCAGTAACTGTAGATGGCCTGAAAACACCAAGCACCGAGAAGATCCCTGCgtggggggaggaaaaggacaTGACCAAGGATGAGAGTGATGAGGAAGAAAGGTATGACTTCTATGATAAAGGGGAGGCTCGAATATTAGATGATGGTAAATTTACCACAAAACCTGAAGTTAAGACACTTTTCCTAGACAAAGCAGACTTTCAAAAGGATGATGAAGCTAAAAAGTCACCTGATAttctcaaagcagaaaaagaagtggaGCAAAGTGGGCTCCCAGCAACAGTAGACATGAAAATGGAGGTCCAGCCAAGCACACAGGTACCCCCAGACAAGTTAAGCCATGAACTGACCCTTGAGAAAACAGTAGAGCACCCTGACACCACTCAGTTATCCAGAATAACAGAGAAAGCCCCTGAGGCACCAAGTTTAACCACTGACAAGACTACTACTCTAGAACCTTCTCAAgagaaagatgttaaaaaagATACCAGGGAGGATAAGACAAGTGTTTCAGCTCCTCATCaaatgaaagaagaggaggatCGATCAGGAATGTCAAAGTATTTTGAAACCTCTGCTCTGAAAGAGGAAGCCTTCAAAGCAGACGCTCTGAAACAAGGCAGTGATTACTATGAACTAAGTGACACTAAAGAGAGTGTGTATGAGCCTTATCAGACAGATCGTCTAATACCTGAAgacaaagaggaagaggaggaagaattaCAGACAGAATTGGACCAGCAGCAGAGTGGCCCTGCTCATGAAATAGGGTACAGTACCCTGGCTCAGAGCTTTACACCAGACAGATCTGAAGAACCAAGTTCCCCAACAGAAAGAATGTTCACCATTGACCCCAAAGTCTATGGGGATAAGAGAGAACtccacagtaaaaataaagatgacCTAACTCTGAGCAGGAGCTTGGGACTTGGGGGGAGATCTGCAATTGAACAGAGAAGTATGTCTATTAACTTGCCCATGTCCTGCCTGGATTCAATAGCTCTGGGATTTAGCTTTGGTCGTGCACATGATCTTTCTCCCCTCGCTTCAGATATTCTAACTAACACTAGTGGAAGTATGGATGAAGGTGATGACTACTTGCCGGCAACCACACCAGCATTGGAGAAGGCTCCCTGCTTCCCCATTGATAGTAGAGAGGAAGATGAGCacattgaagaagaaaaagcaatggcagaagaaaaagctcagCCTGAGACCTTGGTCGAATCACCTTTCCTGGCCAAAGAATATTACAAAAATGGGGCTGTCCTGGCTCCTGACCTGCCTGAAATGTTAGACTTAGCAGGGACAAGATCTAGATTAGCCTCTGTGAGTGCAGATGCTGAGATGGCACAAAAGAAGACAGTTCCTTCTGACACTGTTGTGGAAgacaccagcacagccctgccaccTGTGACAGATGAAAACCACGTAACTCTAAAAGCTGAAAGTCAGCTAGAAGACTTGGGCTACTGTGTTTTCAATAAGTACACAGTCCCACTTCCTTCTCCAGTTCAGGACAGTGAGAATTTAACAAGCGAAACCTGTCCCTTTTACGAAGGCACAGATGAAAAACTGAGACGTGGCCTGGCTCCCGACCTGTCTTTAATAGAAGtgaagctggcagcagctgaaaaatcaaaagaagaaTTCCTCAGTGAAAAAGACTTAGGTCAGCATGCCACTGGCGAGTCTGTTCTGGCAAGGGACTttgagcaggagaaaaaagagaagctggatACTGTGCTAGAAAAAAGTGAAGATCAAGTTGACTCTAAAGAGGTCTATCCCATTACAGGTGCAGAGCCGGAGAAGACAAGACCTGAGGCAAtcttagaaatgaaagaagaaagcgTGGCTGATAAAGTTCATGTAACCGATGATACCATGTATGACAGAATATCAGCTTCAGAGATAGCAATAGAAAAGGATGCTGTTTCTTTGTCaatggagaaggaggagaagactCTTAGTGTTGTTCCTGAAATAGCTGAGATAGAAGCTCCAATAAAACCAGATTACAATGCTATAAAGCATGACTTGGAAGTGGCTGCAAGGAGAGCTGACCAAGAATATCAGAGTCAGTTAGATACTAAGATCAGTGAGgttgtttctttcccttcaggGAAGGACAAGGCCTCTGTTAAAAAAGCAGAGCCTGAACCCAAAGACAGTCAACAGAAAGATCAGACCATCTTGTCCAGAGAAGCAAAGGATGTAGATGTACTTTCCAAGACCGAGCCTAGTTATGTGAAGGACAGCACCAAActgtctgaaacagaaattaaggaGAAAGTAACTAAGCCCGATCTGGTACATCAAGAGGCAGTTGATAAAGAGGAATCTTATGAATCTAGTGGAGAGCATGATCAAGCCCAAGAAGGTTTGAATGGAGAATCCTTGAAACTAGAGGATATCAAAGCAGAACTGGCAAAACCTCCTGTGTCTGAGGAAGAGACGCCTGCACAGTTACCAGCAAAGGAGCCTTCTGTGGAGCACCTCCTTCCAAAAGCTGAGCCTCTCCAGGAAGAGCCTGCTGAGATTCAGATGGAGAGCATACCACAGCCTGCAGAAGGAACTGAAAAGATTCCCGATACAGCTGTGAAACCTATGGAAATCCAAGAGCTGCTGCCATGTGAAGTGACAGCTGGGGCCACAAAAGGGGAAGAacatgaggaagaagaggtaGAAGTagggcaagaagaaaaagaagaggataAACAGCATCTTGTATCAGAAATGCCCCCAGAAATAGACTTTGGGAAACCTACTGCTGAAGAAATGCTAGCCAAGGGTAGCCCAGAAGCACTGCCTGAACTGAAAGGCATTATTGAATCAGTGGTGACGGTAGAGGATGACTTTATCACAGTGGTGCAGACAACAGTTGATGAGGGTGAATCTGCTTCTCACAGTGTGCGCTTTGCTGCTACTCAGCAGGAAGACATTGAAACAGGGGACTCCCAGGCtgaagaggagctggaggtggAGGAAGTGGCTGACATGCAAGTTGAGCCCAAGGAAGGCTCCCCAGAAGCCCCTGCTTCACCCCAGAGAGAAGAAATCCTGCTCACCGACTACAAGACAGAGACGTGTGATGATTACAAAGATGAAACAACAATCGATGACTCCATCATGGACACAGACAGTCTCTGGGCAGATACTCAAGGTGTGCATTatcctttctgttttgtctgttaaatatttttgcttccaaATCATAAtgatcaaaaagcaaaattattataGTTGTAATAGTAATCTCAgcatgtttcagaaaaatgataaaagtctgcctttttttattaatcCATCTGCTCTGTcttcaactatttttttcctgctccacCGCAGTATTGTTAACATTTGTTACTaatcttttgtttgttgttaTAATTTGCTCTGATCCTACAGATGATGATAGGAGCATCATGACTGAACAGTTAGAGACTGTTCCTAaagaggagaaggcagagagagaatTGCGAAGATCATCTCTCGATAAGcataaaaaagagaaacctttTAAAACTGGGAGAGGCAGGATTTCTActcctgaaaggaaaatagCTAAAAAGGAACCTAGCACACTCTCCAGAGATgaagtgagaaggaaaaaaggttcATTTAACACTCCCTATTacaatatatactttttttttttttttactattgtaCAGTACGTACTATCTGGTGACTCTGTTGTAGATGATGTGCACCTTAACAGTATTAATGGTAGTGCTTTTTAATGAGACGTTGTACAACTATATGAAAAGCCATGTGCAAGGCTCACTGCTCCACCAGTCCTGTTTCATTGTAGGCATCCCCACTGATCGCTGGGTAACACATCTGAGGTTAATGCACCAGTGCTCCCCCTCTTCTGACCTAGGATTTGTTCACCCCAGTAGAAGTGACACATCGGGTTGGAGTTGTGGAGCAGTGGGCCTGCCACTTGATGTATTGTCATATGAAACtgtttgctggttttttcctgattctgtgtttttgtgttttcttgtcCATAGCAGTGTATAAGAAAGCTGAACTTGCTAAAAAAACTGAAGTTCAGGCCCACTCTCCCTCCAGGAAAATCATTTTAAAACCTGCTATCAAATATACTAGACCAACTCATCTCTCCTGTGTTAAACGGAAGCAGACAGGTGACTGCGTTCTGTTCAGTTATGCAATGTGGCTGGCAAACatagacatatttttttttgtaaatctcATGGCTATAGCAGCTTCtctattgttttattttttcctgcaagaatATCAGTCTTCACAAATAGTATTgcttttttagtgttttgtattgtttttcttttcttctttcattcttggtatttgtttgttttgttttatggagGCCATGATCATGTATGCTTGTCATTGCTTGGACCTCCAAGTGCTGTGGTTGTAACTTGGCATCGTGCTTATAGTGTGGTGTTGTAGGAATCTCTACTcatcattttgttcttttttttttttttaattacgcttttttggttttttctggTGGGAAAATGTTGACAGCTTAAACCATGGTAtgcatttccattattttgcttttttactcTCATGCATAATAAGAAGTGTTTCAGACTTATATTTTGTTGATTGATGTTATCTGCATTGACACTTCCCAATCTGTCACTGATGTTTATGCTGTACAGTCAAAATCCACAGGGGGAATCCAGCCACATGCAGCATGAagctgagagagaagaaatctgGGCTCACACTACGAATGCATTCCAAGCAAAAATCTTAATATTTGCTAGAGGAAGATGAAAGGACGGAACAAATGATTCCTGTTACATCTTGATAGGTGTATCATTATTTAGAGGACCAAAAATAAcactttcagcattttcatcATATTACTTGTTGTTACTGTGAGTTCAGGGTGGAAAGATGAACATCTTGACTTTGCTggtgatcttaaaaaaaaaaaaaaaattgctaaaagaGGCCAGGTTTTCTGCATGTAACGTAGCTGCATGCTGCAGTGCGGTGGTTCATGAGTGAAACTAGGGCTATTAAGAGAAGAACCATGACCAGCAATGCAGAACTACATAGGCCTCTTCTCATGGCTTAGAAATTGAGAACAGGATTTATTACCCATCCTATAGTTAAACAGTGCAATACCAAAAGTGTTCTTAAGAAGTCACTCCCATCCAGTTTTGCACCAGAGTCACTCCTGTTCTAAATTTAGACCAGTCTCAGCATGGAGGTCTGACtagtgaaaatacagtaaaaggaCAGTTAGGCGAGGGTAGTTTTAATACCATGCCTCAACTATATGAAGTGTGTATTGTCTCCTGGTTGTACTCCATTAGGACAACAGAACTAAATTCTCTGTTCCGTCGCCTTGCTCCTGTGCGGGAATCTGGCGCGTTTACTTCCCCCCCTCACGAGAAATGGAGCCAGGAAGGAAAGGCTGATCCAGGCCCCTCTGTGTTGCAGTGATGGCTCCTCCTCAGTTTGCCATCTCTAGGCTGTCCTAACTTGCACTCTGGACCAGAACTACCCAAGAGTGAGGAATTTTaagaaaggattaaaataaCTCTTCTTGCTACCTCTTGCTGTTTGCTGAAGCACAGCTTGATCAGCTCAGAAGTTATGACCCATAATTCACATATTCTTTCAAAAGACCCAGGGGGTTCAATAagtgggggaaatggggggaaaaagtgtTGGCTTTGTAGTGTTCTCAACTTCGTCTACACTTCTACAGCCATGTGGTCAGTGCTGTCTTGC of Ciconia boyciana chromosome 10, ASM3463844v1, whole genome shotgun sequence contains these proteins:
- the MAP2 gene encoding microtubule-associated protein 2, which produces MAEDRKDEAKAPHWTSGQLTEASSHPHSPEIKEQGGAGAGLVRSANGFPYQEDEEPGLGGHEQPGTYARTKENGINGELSAGDRETAEEVSARIVQVVTAEAVAVLKGEQEKEAQHKDQPGPLPLAVEESANLPPSPPPSPASEQTGALEEEEEPVESPMAVEVKPAALPGKQLGKEHGPIEPSDQAKALCEGQSDSGLEAKVCREDKVPSVASSRESVTVVAETPLKDTSPSSAEEDLLAATKMEFRVQEGARPFTAEPLDTKQHESGKDSKTGEQPKHDALVPQPAKTEAIDKKDSQSKDKEKMPSLLSEQILETDLQKKGEASFAEPAAKPPASQEQKDLSSELPTESKTEERTADVPSSSTQVISMKFKDDLKDVQDLAISHGESSLLLSERKAEAAKGELPSGPSPAVPQELPLKDSSKTKQEPTDQLFAKDLPKEEQIHRDRTLALQEVSAVTVDGLKTPSTEKIPAWGEEKDMTKDESDEEERYDFYDKGEARILDDGKFTTKPEVKTLFLDKADFQKDDEAKKSPDILKAEKEVEQSGLPATVDMKMEVQPSTQVPPDKLSHELTLEKTVEHPDTTQLSRITEKAPEAPSLTTDKTTTLEPSQEKDVKKDTREDKTSVSAPHQMKEEEDRSGMSKYFETSALKEEAFKADALKQGSDYYELSDTKESVYEPYQTDRLIPEDKEEEEEELQTELDQQQSGPAHEIGYSTLAQSFTPDRSEEPSSPTERMFTIDPKVYGDKRELHSKNKDDLTLSRSLGLGGRSAIEQRSMSINLPMSCLDSIALGFSFGRAHDLSPLASDILTNTSGSMDEGDDYLPATTPALEKAPCFPIDSREEDEHIEEEKAMAEEKAQPETLVESPFLAKEYYKNGAVLAPDLPEMLDLAGTRSRLASVSADAEMAQKKTVPSDTVVEDTSTALPPVTDENHVTLKAESQLEDLGYCVFNKYTVPLPSPVQDSENLTSETCPFYEGTDEKLRRGLAPDLSLIEVKLAAAEKSKEEFLSEKDLGQHATGESVLARDFEQEKKEKLDTVLEKSEDQVDSKEVYPITESVADKVHVTDDTMYDRISASEIAIEKDAVSLSMEKEEKTLSVVPEIAEIEAPIKPDYNAIKHDLEVAARRADQEYQSQLDTKISEVVSFPSGKDKASVKKAEPEPKDSQQKDQTILSREAKDVDVLSKTEPSYVKDSTKLSETEIKEKVTKPDLVHQEAVDKEESYESSGEHDQAQEGLNGESLKLEDIKAELAKPPVSEEETPAQLPAKEPSVEHLLPKAEPLQEEPAEIQMESIPQPAEGTEKIPDTAVKPMEIQELLPCEVTAGATKGEEHEEEEVEVGQEEKEEDKQHLVSEMPPEIDFGKPTAEEMLAKGSPEALPELKGIIESVVTVEDDFITVVQTTVDEGESASHSVRFAATQQEDIETGDSQAEEELEVEEVADMQVEPKEGSPEAPASPQREEILLTDYKTETCDDYKDETTIDDSIMDTDSLWADTQDDDRSIMTEQLETVPKEEKAERELRRSSLDKHKKEKPFKTGRGRISTPERKIAKKEPSTLSRDEVRRKKAVYKKAELAKKTEVQAHSPSRKIILKPAIKYTRPTHLSCVKRKQTAAGGETNQAPGVFKQAKEKLSDGVSKSPEKRSSLPRPSSILPPRRGVSGDRDREENSLSLTASLSSSVRRTTRSEPIRSRTGKSGTSTPTTPGSTAITPGTPPSYASRTPGTPGTPSYSRTPHTPGTPKSAILVPTEKKVAIIRTPPKSPATPKQLRVINQPLPDLKNVRSKIGSTDNIKYQPKGGQVQIVTKKIDLSHVTSKCGSLKNIHHKPGGGRVKIESVKLDFKEKAQAKVGSLENAHHVPGGGNVKIDSQKLNFREHAKARVDHGAEIITQSPGRSSVASPRRLSNVSSSGSINLLESPQLATLAEDVTAALAKQGL